From one Flavobacterium kingsejongi genomic stretch:
- a CDS encoding VF530 family DNA-binding protein produces the protein MENGKSKDPLHGITLQHILEQLVAHYGFDTLGELIKIKCFTDNPSVKSSLTFLRKTDWARKKVEELYLRTLPKFKA, from the coding sequence ATGGAAAATGGAAAGAGCAAAGATCCGCTTCACGGAATCACATTACAGCACATCTTGGAACAATTGGTCGCGCATTATGGTTTTGATACCTTGGGCGAATTGATAAAAATCAAGTGTTTTACCGATAATCCCAGTGTCAAATCCAGTCTTACCTTCTTGAGGAAAACGGATTGGGCACGCAAAAAAGTAGAAGAGTTATACCTAAGGACTTTACCGAAATTCAAAGCCTGA
- a CDS encoding S8 family peptidase, with protein MKKNYFKLWFVAVLLVTISCSREDEMMAIPETPTAGEILKDPLTTQQINAAIDESIRTKGYFNWSEATDHLLWSAIFRGGNSVSLGYGATANDFDKSKVAGAASLERELLNTLTTAENLAPEKILIRSDAYLTTMDVMVVQPETVRILRHTTGIRYIEPANYRYYDQQAMANKSSSSGSSGCGFESAALNAADYTTVAPNAKVPWSFYKHNIPGAWSYATGAGITIGIVDSGVSPEQNLLGSGFNTGQSSGRSIQKYGTYVDSVWPWSSTTDGPNDQCGHGTSMASVAAAPRNNSGMTVGVAYNANLVTYRAAANVLLEGYHEQNGVKDAFTALGNRTDVKIISMSMGHIFSVGKIEDGIKYAYSKGKLIFCAGGTSTSFTNFVGVIFPASMAEAVAVTGIKDSSTYQECDVCHKGAKIDFTVVMEKAATGSNTPVLGYYNNESKYVGGSSVATATTAGIAALVWSKNPSWTRAQVLTKMKQSASLYPNKNADFGYGSVNALLAVQ; from the coding sequence ATGAAAAAGAATTATTTCAAATTATGGTTTGTTGCTGTTTTATTGGTAACAATTTCATGTTCCAGGGAAGATGAAATGATGGCAATCCCCGAAACACCTACTGCCGGGGAAATACTAAAAGATCCTTTAACCACACAACAGATCAATGCGGCTATCGATGAATCCATCCGTACCAAAGGATACTTCAATTGGAGTGAGGCTACCGATCATTTGCTGTGGAGCGCTATTTTCAGAGGAGGAAACAGTGTGTCCTTGGGTTATGGTGCCACTGCCAACGATTTTGATAAAAGCAAAGTGGCAGGAGCCGCATCTTTGGAACGGGAACTCCTGAATACTCTGACAACTGCAGAAAACCTGGCACCGGAAAAAATCCTGATTCGCAGTGATGCCTACCTGACTACGATGGATGTTATGGTGGTACAGCCGGAGACGGTCCGAATCCTGCGTCATACCACAGGAATACGCTATATTGAACCGGCTAACTATCGCTATTACGATCAGCAGGCCATGGCCAATAAATCATCCTCATCGGGTTCTTCCGGTTGTGGCTTTGAATCAGCGGCGTTGAATGCTGCGGATTATACCACTGTTGCTCCCAATGCGAAAGTGCCGTGGTCTTTTTACAAACACAATATTCCGGGTGCCTGGTCCTATGCTACCGGCGCGGGTATTACCATTGGTATTGTAGATTCCGGTGTTTCTCCGGAACAAAACTTACTGGGCTCCGGTTTCAATACAGGGCAATCTTCCGGGCGCTCAATACAAAAATATGGTACTTATGTAGATTCTGTCTGGCCCTGGTCAAGCACAACGGATGGGCCAAACGATCAATGTGGTCATGGAACGAGTATGGCGTCTGTAGCAGCAGCTCCCCGGAATAATAGTGGAATGACAGTAGGTGTTGCTTATAATGCCAATCTGGTTACGTATCGTGCTGCTGCCAATGTGTTATTAGAGGGCTATCATGAGCAAAATGGTGTAAAAGATGCCTTTACAGCATTGGGCAACCGAACTGATGTTAAGATCATTTCGATGTCGATGGGGCATATTTTTTCGGTTGGGAAAATTGAAGATGGGATTAAATATGCGTATAGCAAAGGCAAGCTGATCTTTTGCGCAGGCGGGACATCAACGAGTTTTACCAATTTTGTAGGTGTTATTTTTCCGGCTTCTATGGCGGAAGCAGTAGCGGTAACGGGTATAAAAGACAGCAGTACCTACCAGGAATGTGATGTTTGCCATAAAGGGGCTAAAATTGACTTTACAGTAGTGATGGAAAAAGCAGCTACTGGAAGCAATACCCCGGTTTTAGGCTATTATAATAATGAATCGAAATATGTGGGAGGATCTTCTGTGGCAACGGCTACTACTGCGGGAATTGCAGCTTTGGTGTGGTCTAAAAATCCATCATGGACGCGCGCACAGGTATTGACCAAAATGAAACAATCAGCTTCGCTGTACCCCAATAAAAATGCTGATTTTGGATACGGCAGTGTGAATGCGCTTTTAGCCGTTCAATAA
- a CDS encoding DUF3575 domain-containing protein, giving the protein MQKLLLSLTLFIASLTTYGQTYAKFNTVTAIVGVPNIGVETSIGKKFTFQFDVTASFWKSVNGGPQQFVIAIPELRYHFNENFKGFYVGAHVGGGTFKAQKWNYFNTDMYQKGYNLYYGASIGYQWQINDKIMLDLFAGGGNQQGFYKGYHLSTGERYESVRNYNKSGEWFPYRGGVMLSYKF; this is encoded by the coding sequence GTGCAAAAATTACTTCTTTCGCTGACCCTTTTCATTGCTTCCTTAACTACATACGGACAGACTTATGCTAAATTCAATACCGTTACTGCTATAGTAGGTGTGCCCAATATTGGTGTAGAAACCAGCATTGGCAAAAAGTTCACTTTTCAGTTTGATGTTACCGCTTCATTTTGGAAATCGGTAAATGGCGGACCGCAACAATTTGTGATTGCCATTCCGGAACTTCGCTATCATTTTAACGAAAATTTCAAAGGCTTTTATGTGGGTGCCCATGTGGGTGGCGGAACATTTAAAGCCCAAAAATGGAACTACTTCAATACCGATATGTACCAAAAAGGATACAACCTTTATTATGGTGCTTCTATTGGATACCAATGGCAGATCAATGATAAAATAATGCTCGATCTTTTTGCCGGAGGCGGTAACCAGCAGGGCTTTTACAAGGGCTACCATTTGAGTACCGGAGAACGTTATGAATCCGTTCGTAATTACAACAAAAGCGGGGAATGGTTCCCCTACCGTGGTGGTGTAATGTTATCCTATAAATTCTAA
- the smpB gene encoding SsrA-binding protein SmpB: MVKTVNIVNKRARFDYEIIEKYTAGIVLSGTEIKAIRLGKAQIAESFCEFSNNELFAINTYIEEYAFGNQFNHKSRSERKLLLNRRELKSLERSVQAKGLTIVPLRLFTNEKGMAKLEIGLCKGKKNYDKRESLKEQDTKRDIDRIKKAY, encoded by the coding sequence ATGGTAAAAACAGTCAACATAGTAAATAAAAGGGCGCGGTTCGATTATGAAATAATCGAAAAGTATACTGCCGGTATTGTTTTGTCAGGAACAGAAATCAAAGCCATCCGTTTGGGTAAGGCACAAATTGCAGAAAGTTTTTGTGAATTCTCTAATAATGAGCTATTTGCCATCAATACCTATATTGAAGAATACGCATTTGGCAATCAATTCAACCACAAATCCCGAAGCGAACGTAAATTATTACTCAACAGAAGGGAATTAAAAAGCCTCGAACGCAGCGTACAGGCGAAAGGCCTTACCATAGTGCCGTTACGTCTTTTTACCAACGAAAAAGGCATGGCGAAACTCGAAATCGGGCTTTGTAAAGGAAAGAAAAACTATGACAAGCGCGAATCCTTAAAAGAGCAGGATACCAAAAGAGACATCGACAGGATCAAAAAAGCATATTAA
- a CDS encoding ATP-binding cassette domain-containing protein — protein sequence MTEFQRQFQEIKNHLLFEDYTLLIKRIIDLTLDTEDIAFYKKTNALLDWLDQENHSSAAQKEKFESILQELHDYLSLKEIPEKELLVSTNAIRKSYAHNGFALGPVDLNLYQGHILGLVGENGNGKTTLLRLICGELYPTSGSLDYHFQYQDAFDLRTQLVYIPQRTDSWKGSMLENLLFTAAAYGYTPEENELVTELIIARLNLRPYRNHQWKNLSSGYKMRFELARMLLRKPKILLIDEPLANLDILAQQTVLEDFRAIAKSPFRPLAIILSSQQLYEVEKTSDQVIFLKNGTQKNLHAIDTPDAIVEEKQLVIEFESEWSQSELTAAFGAALLSLKFNGGTYIGTFSAADTIYDFLAIVTAERIPLNYFRNISNSTRRFFVS from the coding sequence ATGACAGAATTCCAAAGACAGTTTCAGGAAATTAAGAACCATCTTCTTTTTGAAGATTATACGCTTCTCATTAAAAGGATCATTGACCTGACCCTGGATACAGAAGACATTGCTTTTTACAAAAAGACCAATGCCCTGCTAGACTGGCTGGATCAGGAAAACCATAGTAGTGCAGCGCAAAAGGAAAAATTTGAAAGTATCCTGCAGGAACTGCATGATTATTTATCCCTAAAGGAAATTCCGGAAAAAGAGCTATTAGTCAGTACGAATGCCATCCGGAAATCCTATGCCCATAATGGCTTTGCTTTAGGTCCCGTGGATCTCAATCTTTACCAGGGGCATATTTTAGGCCTTGTAGGTGAAAATGGCAATGGAAAAACAACATTGCTCCGGTTGATTTGTGGGGAACTCTATCCTACTTCCGGAAGCCTTGACTACCATTTTCAGTACCAGGATGCTTTTGACCTCAGGACACAATTGGTCTATATTCCCCAAAGAACCGATTCCTGGAAGGGTTCGATGCTCGAAAACCTGCTTTTTACTGCAGCGGCATACGGCTACACTCCCGAAGAAAATGAATTGGTTACCGAATTGATTATTGCACGGCTTAACCTTCGGCCGTATCGCAACCACCAGTGGAAAAATTTATCGTCCGGTTATAAAATGCGTTTCGAATTGGCACGAATGCTGCTCCGAAAACCGAAAATACTGCTGATCGATGAGCCATTGGCAAATTTGGATATCCTGGCACAACAAACCGTACTGGAAGATTTCCGTGCTATTGCAAAATCACCTTTCCGTCCCCTGGCTATTATACTGAGTTCCCAACAGCTGTACGAAGTCGAAAAAACATCCGATCAGGTTATTTTCCTGAAAAACGGAACTCAGAAAAACCTGCATGCTATCGATACTCCGGATGCAATCGTTGAAGAAAAACAACTGGTCATCGAATTTGAAAGTGAATGGTCACAATCGGAACTTACAGCTGCCTTTGGTGCTGCGCTGTTATCCTTAAAGTTTAATGGAGGTACTTATATCGGAACCTTTTCCGCTGCGGATACGATTTATGATTTCTTAGCAATCGTGACTGCAGAAAGAATTCCACTCAACTATTTCAGGAACATCTCCAATTCGACCCGACGCTTTTTCGTATCTTAA
- a CDS encoding protein-L-isoaspartate(D-aspartate) O-methyltransferase — translation MKDTAKHQGLRNQLVTVLKEKGITDKNVLEAIRKIPRHLFLNSSFENYAYQDKAFPIGAGQTISQPYTVAFQSQLLEVEQDHKVLEIGTGSGYQTAVLCAMGAKVFSIERQNELYRTTSLLLPKLGIRPKVMMFGDGYKGLPNDAPFDSIIVTAGAPIIPQPLMAQLKIGGRLVIPVGEDHQIMTLLIRKNETQFEKHEFGEFRFVPLLENKN, via the coding sequence TTGAAAGATACAGCCAAACATCAAGGACTTCGCAATCAGTTAGTAACCGTTTTAAAAGAAAAAGGAATAACCGATAAAAATGTCCTGGAAGCTATCCGAAAAATTCCAAGACATTTATTTCTGAATTCCAGTTTTGAAAATTACGCCTATCAGGATAAAGCTTTCCCGATTGGGGCAGGCCAAACCATTTCACAGCCTTATACAGTAGCTTTTCAATCTCAATTGCTGGAAGTAGAACAGGATCATAAGGTTTTGGAAATTGGAACCGGTTCGGGTTACCAAACCGCGGTATTGTGTGCAATGGGCGCCAAAGTGTTTAGTATTGAACGCCAAAATGAATTGTACCGGACTACTTCATTGCTATTGCCGAAATTAGGGATTCGTCCTAAGGTGATGATGTTTGGAGATGGTTATAAAGGACTTCCCAATGATGCACCTTTTGACAGTATTATTGTGACAGCAGGAGCACCGATCATTCCACAGCCGTTGATGGCTCAGCTGAAAATAGGAGGCAGATTGGTGATACCGGTTGGAGAGGATCATCAGATCATGACTTTGCTGATCCGAAAAAATGAAACGCAATTTGAAAAGCATGAATTCGGAGAATTCCGTTTTGTACCACTGCTGGAGAATAAAAACTAA
- a CDS encoding aldose 1-epimerase family protein produces the protein MDITISNSLLTASFKRKGAELISLKNTEATEYMWEGNPEFWGKHSPVLFPIVGTLKQNIYRFNDQEYTMGRHGFARDLDFEIASQSESSITFALKASDATRTVYPFDFELQITYTLAGNQLEIRYDVANTGSSALPFSIGAHPAFALPGNFEDYSLQFSEQAPDAYYLLQDDLLSDVTAPVHTTAATLLLNYSLFENDALVFRKNQVTSIAILHQSKERIRVHCKGFPFLGIWTKNQAPFLCIEPWYGVSDTVNSNQDLFEKEGITILQAKENFTAKFAIEIV, from the coding sequence GTGGACATTACCATTTCCAATTCATTACTCACAGCCTCTTTTAAGCGTAAAGGCGCTGAATTAATTTCACTTAAAAACACCGAAGCCACCGAATACATGTGGGAAGGAAACCCGGAATTCTGGGGTAAACACTCTCCTGTGTTATTCCCTATTGTCGGGACCTTAAAACAAAATATCTACCGGTTTAACGATCAGGAATATACTATGGGACGCCATGGGTTTGCCCGCGACCTGGATTTCGAAATCGCCAGCCAATCTGAAAGCAGTATCACGTTTGCCCTAAAAGCTTCTGACGCAACCCGGACAGTATATCCTTTTGATTTTGAATTGCAAATTACCTATACGCTTGCCGGAAACCAATTGGAAATCCGCTACGACGTCGCAAATACCGGCAGTTCAGCACTACCCTTTTCGATTGGTGCCCATCCTGCTTTTGCCCTGCCCGGAAACTTTGAAGACTATAGCCTGCAATTTTCAGAACAGGCTCCCGATGCGTATTACCTGCTTCAGGATGACCTCCTGTCTGATGTTACCGCACCAGTCCATACTACCGCAGCGACACTGCTCCTGAACTATTCCCTTTTTGAAAATGATGCCTTGGTATTCCGAAAAAACCAAGTGACCAGTATTGCTATACTCCACCAGTCCAAAGAACGGATCAGGGTACATTGTAAAGGTTTTCCTTTTTTAGGAATCTGGACCAAAAACCAGGCACCTTTTCTTTGTATTGAACCCTGGTATGGCGTTTCCGACACTGTAAACAGTAATCAGGACCTTTTTGAGAAGGAAGGCATCACAATTCTGCAGGCCAAAGAAAATTTCACGGCAAAATTTGCCATTGAAATAGTATAA
- a CDS encoding OmpW/AlkL family protein — protein sequence MKKVIFTVMAFALLSVNFMQAQEQTPKEDFKRWQVRVRGVGVIPEEQASIGTIGGDVRITNTFIPELDFTYFFTKNIAAELILGTTKHSTNTVGSDISAIGGPTNVNIDLGSVYLLPPTLTVQYHFLQEAQTPFKPYVGAGLNYTIFYNAKSGGTVQGVDYKNTIGYAAQAGFDLMLDDRFFINLDLKRLFLSTDVTVDASNLAPGLSIPAAVDINPWLVGFGFGMKF from the coding sequence ATGAAAAAAGTAATTTTTACAGTAATGGCATTCGCCTTACTGAGTGTGAATTTTATGCAGGCACAGGAGCAAACACCAAAAGAAGATTTTAAAAGATGGCAGGTTCGGGTTCGGGGTGTGGGTGTGATTCCCGAAGAGCAGGCAAGTATAGGAACTATAGGCGGAGATGTACGGATTACCAATACATTTATCCCGGAATTGGATTTCACCTACTTCTTTACCAAAAATATTGCTGCCGAACTGATCTTAGGAACCACAAAGCACAGCACCAATACCGTAGGTTCGGATATTTCAGCGATAGGGGGACCGACTAATGTAAATATCGATTTGGGAAGCGTCTACCTGCTACCGCCAACACTTACGGTACAATACCATTTCCTCCAGGAAGCCCAAACACCTTTTAAGCCTTATGTTGGTGCCGGGTTGAATTATACGATTTTTTACAACGCAAAATCCGGAGGTACAGTTCAGGGTGTGGACTATAAAAATACGATTGGTTATGCTGCACAGGCGGGTTTTGATTTGATGCTGGACGATCGTTTTTTTATCAACCTTGATTTAAAACGGTTATTCCTCAGTACAGATGTTACAGTAGATGCTTCCAATCTGGCACCGGGATTGAGCATCCCTGCAGCTGTCGATATTAATCCCTGGCTGGTAGGTTTTGGATTTGGAATGAAATTTTAG